The proteins below come from a single Bactrocera tryoni isolate S06 unplaced genomic scaffold, CSIRO_BtryS06_freeze2 scaffold_25, whole genome shotgun sequence genomic window:
- the LOC120780655 gene encoding leucyl-cystinyl aminopeptidase-like, which yields MSTYSLGFMITQENTFINCKRELNDTMPSIYLRTYSDVPDMKQICENICKIYKSIAVYFNISLPVENLYIVTLPEVSTVRPLSSWGILILSENDLMQIGNFTLIQELVYQWVGVWKTPYWWSEIQINKAIVNFVAVDIALECSLASSLIMSYMCNMTLTTLMVCHKWIGYVV from the exons ATGTCAACGTATAGCTTGGGATTTATGATAACGCAAGAAAATACATTTATCAATTGTAAACGAGAACTAAATGATACAATGCCAAGCATATATTTAAGGACTTATAGCGATGTACCAGATATGAAACAG ATCTGCGAAAACATATGCAAGATTTATAAAAGTATCGcggtatatttcaatatttcgcTACCCGTGgaaaatttgtatatagtaACTTTACCCGAAGTGTCAACAGTACGGCCGCTAAGCAGTTGgggaatattaattttaag tGAGAATGACCTGATGCAAATTGGGAATTTTACCTTGATTCAGGAGTTAGTTTACCAATGGGTTGGAGTTTGGAAAACACCTTATTGGTGGAGCGAAATACAAATTAACAAAGCCATTGTAAACTTTGTTGCAGTTGATATCGCATTAGAG TGTTCCCTTGCAAGTTCCTTAATAATG TCATACAtgtgtaacatgacacttacgacccttATGGTCTGTCATAAGTGGATTGGATATGTAGTTTAG